Proteins co-encoded in one Bacillus infantis NRRL B-14911 genomic window:
- the cotJC gene encoding spore coat protein CotJC, which translates to MWVYEKKLQYPVKVSTCNPTLAKYLIEQYGGADGELAAALRYLNQRYTIPEKVIGLLTDIGTEEFAHLEMIATMIYKLTKDATPEQLKEAGLGEHYVNHDSALFYHNAAGVPWTASYIQAKGDPIADLYEDIAAEEKARATYQWLIDISDDPDLNDSLRFLREREIVHSMRFREAVEILKDERDKKKIF; encoded by the coding sequence ATGTGGGTTTATGAGAAAAAACTGCAATATCCAGTGAAAGTAAGCACATGCAATCCGACATTGGCGAAGTACTTAATCGAGCAGTACGGCGGAGCAGACGGCGAGCTGGCGGCTGCCCTCCGCTACTTGAATCAGCGCTATACCATCCCGGAAAAAGTGATCGGACTCCTCACAGACATCGGAACAGAGGAATTCGCCCATCTTGAGATGATCGCTACTATGATTTACAAGCTGACCAAGGACGCCACCCCTGAACAGCTGAAGGAAGCGGGTCTTGGCGAGCATTATGTTAATCACGACAGTGCACTGTTTTATCATAATGCCGCCGGTGTCCCATGGACCGCCTCCTACATACAGGCGAAAGGGGACCCGATTGCCGACCTGTACGAGGATATCGCGGCAGAGGAAAAAGCGCGGGCAACCTATCAATGGCTGATCGACATTTCTGACGACCCTGATCTGAATGACAGCCTCCGCTTCCTGAGGGAAAGGGAAATCGTCCACAGCATGCGCTTCCGTGAAGCGGTGGAGATCCTGAAGGATGAGCGTGATAAAAAGAAGATATTCTAA
- a CDS encoding spore coat associated protein CotJA yields the protein MKAYSPYHSPYDPCPPLKIKYYSTPPQLYMHFQPPNLEQFPPHEALMRGTLWKPLYDYYDNPYKKGIHGHG from the coding sequence ATGAAAGCCTATAGTCCCTACCACAGCCCTTATGATCCCTGCCCGCCTTTGAAAATCAAATACTACAGTACACCGCCTCAATTATATATGCATTTTCAGCCGCCGAATCTTGAGCAATTCCCGCCCCACGAAGCCCTGATGAGGGGAACGCTCTGGAAGCCTCTCTATGATTATTATGATAATCCTTATAAGAAAGGAATCCATGGCCATGGCTAA
- a CDS encoding PspA/IM30 family protein yields the protein MANLFTRLKNTIMADLHEAMDQKEQKNPVSLLNQYLRQCEQETEKVRKLLERQYSLKEEFAKEYKGAAELAEKRKRQAEVASEAGETELSQFAVQEQLQYEERAVRLKQALEQASQQLVELERKYEEMKHKLKDMHIRRLELMGRENVTRANRKMDQVIDSSSQSGKAESRFENIESYLDRLEQKVNDAYYQSTIDSKIAQLEKDMKKKETHSIS from the coding sequence GCAAACTTATTTACCAGACTGAAAAATACCATCATGGCAGATCTGCACGAGGCAATGGACCAGAAAGAGCAGAAGAATCCGGTATCACTTCTTAACCAGTACCTGCGCCAATGCGAGCAGGAAACAGAGAAAGTCCGCAAGCTCCTTGAGCGCCAGTATTCTCTGAAAGAGGAATTTGCAAAAGAATATAAGGGAGCGGCTGAATTGGCTGAAAAGCGCAAGCGCCAGGCAGAAGTTGCTTCAGAGGCAGGGGAGACAGAATTATCCCAATTTGCAGTCCAGGAACAGCTTCAATATGAAGAGCGGGCTGTAAGGCTGAAGCAGGCTCTCGAGCAGGCTTCCCAGCAGCTGGTTGAGCTGGAAAGAAAATATGAAGAGATGAAGCATAAGCTGAAGGATATGCATATCCGCCGCCTTGAGCTCATGGGAAGGGAAAATGTGACCAGGGCCAACCGCAAGATGGACCAGGTGATTGACAGCAGCTCCCAATCAGGCAAAGCTGAATCCAGGTTTGAAAATATCGAGTCATATCTTGACCGGCTTGAGCAGAAGGTGAACGATGCCTACTATCAGAGCACAATCGATTCAAAAATCGCCCAGCTTGAAAAAGATATGAAAAAGAAAGAAACTCATTCTATTTCATAA
- the liaF gene encoding cell wall-active antibiotics response protein LiaF — protein sequence MLKKIKSEYISWILLLGALVLFLEVSFFNHGLIFSLLVSIGMVYFGRKRLPHSSGKILFWAGLAFFVISVFNMMTFKFFLLAILIHFVIQYAQSKRDADRIRPVIKEADPFDSKPSEEIIKGRPLFENILFGRQKTPEHVYEWSDINIQAGIGDTIIDLSYTVLPKGETVIFIRNFIGNIQILVPYDLEVNVYHSVIAGSAGIFDKREPQMFNQTLQFKTPGYEEAEQKIKIFTSLLVGDIEVKRV from the coding sequence ATGCTTAAAAAAATCAAAAGCGAATATATCAGCTGGATTCTATTGCTTGGTGCCCTTGTCCTTTTTCTGGAGGTATCTTTTTTTAATCACGGGCTGATTTTCTCCCTTCTGGTTTCGATTGGAATGGTGTATTTCGGAAGGAAACGCCTTCCCCACAGCTCCGGAAAAATCCTCTTCTGGGCAGGACTTGCCTTCTTTGTCATCAGTGTCTTCAATATGATGACCTTCAAATTTTTCCTGCTGGCCATCCTGATCCATTTTGTCATCCAATATGCGCAGTCCAAGCGGGACGCCGACCGCATCAGGCCGGTCATCAAGGAAGCAGATCCTTTTGATTCAAAGCCGAGTGAAGAGATCATCAAAGGGCGCCCGCTTTTTGAAAACATTCTATTCGGGCGGCAGAAAACGCCTGAGCATGTATATGAATGGAGCGACATCAATATCCAGGCCGGCATCGGCGATACGATCATCGATTTGAGCTATACGGTGCTCCCAAAAGGGGAGACGGTCATATTCATCCGCAATTTTATCGGTAATATACAGATCCTTGTTCCGTATGATCTCGAAGTGAATGTGTATCATTCTGTGATTGCCGGATCTGCCGGTATTTTTGATAAACGAGAGCCGCAGATGTTCAATCAGACACTGCAGTTCAAAACACCAGGCTATGAAGAAGCAGAGCAGAAGATTAAGATCTTTACTTCGCTCCTTGTTGGGGATATCGAGGTGAAGCGTGTATGA
- a CDS encoding response regulator transcription factor, protein MIKVLFVDDHEMVRIGVSSYLSAQPDIEVIGEADNGRTAIDLALELRPDIILMDLVMKEMDGIEATRGIIEAWPEAKVIIVTSFLDDEKVYPALEAGASSYMLKTSKASEIADAVRATFHGQSVLEPEVTGKMMVKMRQKQTVLPHEELTSREMEILLLMTEGKTNQEIADELFIALKTVKTHVSNILSKLQVQDRTQAVIYAFKHSLAN, encoded by the coding sequence ATGATTAAAGTATTATTTGTTGATGACCATGAAATGGTTAGGATCGGTGTATCTTCCTATCTTTCCGCCCAGCCGGATATCGAGGTGATCGGGGAAGCTGACAACGGCCGGACAGCGATTGATCTGGCCCTTGAGCTCCGGCCGGATATTATCCTGATGGACCTGGTTATGAAGGAAATGGACGGAATCGAGGCAACACGTGGAATCATTGAAGCGTGGCCGGAAGCGAAGGTGATTATCGTCACAAGCTTCCTGGATGATGAAAAGGTCTATCCTGCACTTGAAGCAGGTGCTTCCAGCTATATGCTGAAAACGTCCAAGGCAAGCGAGATTGCCGATGCAGTCCGTGCGACCTTCCATGGCCAATCGGTGCTTGAGCCTGAGGTCACAGGAAAAATGATGGTGAAGATGCGGCAGAAGCAGACTGTGCTTCCCCATGAAGAGCTCACGAGCAGGGAAATGGAAATCCTGCTGCTGATGACAGAAGGGAAGACGAACCAGGAAATTGCGGATGAGCTTTTTATTGCCTTAAAGACAGTGAAGACGCATGTCAGCAATATCCTCAGCAAGCTTCAGGTCCAGGACCGGACACAGGCTGTGATTTATGCGTTTAAGCATTCGCTGGCGAACTAA
- a CDS encoding DUF1284 domain-containing protein, which yields MDRTLRGHHLLCVHGFRGMGYSQGFVENMAEIVEDIRNDRKQFRIKAVADFDHACQACPHKGKVICEASEGSNTHVLSMDAKVIGHLGIEENREYDKHLLLSLTAAKVHPDDLDYLCEGCSWLPYGVCKEGISRLREKYRHESMT from the coding sequence ATGGATCGAACGCTCAGAGGCCACCATTTATTATGTGTCCACGGTTTTCGCGGGATGGGCTACAGTCAGGGATTCGTTGAAAATATGGCAGAAATTGTGGAGGATATCCGCAATGACCGCAAGCAATTCCGGATAAAGGCAGTGGCTGATTTCGACCACGCCTGCCAGGCATGCCCGCATAAGGGAAAGGTGATTTGCGAGGCAAGCGAAGGGTCTAACACCCATGTGCTGTCCATGGATGCAAAGGTGATCGGGCATCTTGGTATAGAGGAAAACAGGGAATATGATAAGCATCTGCTGCTCAGCCTGACAGCTGCCAAGGTCCATCCGGATGACCTGGATTATTTATGTGAAGGCTGCTCATGGCTTCCCTATGGAGTATGCAAGGAGGGAATCTCCCGCTTGAGGGAAAAGTACAGGCATGAGTCAATGACATAA
- a CDS encoding polysaccharide biosynthesis protein, which produces MNSFLKGTLVLVIASFLGECIEFLVNMVLARELGEQGLGMYMSILPTIFLVMLLASFELPISVSKFVAEKEEKYHRSMLGHAIGLTIVFSSVLFLAAIAILPFVPVFQHFSPLLRWLVILLIPIISFSSIARGFFMGKNEMGKIAYTSLLRKLVQLLLLVFLYQLFDFNTETAMLVAICTFIGSEIVIFLYLLHVFFIQYHQLKGRPSESLKGAAVRKNLMAVSIPTTALRVFHSITHAIQPFLIKAALVQAGLSQEMALGQFGMLTGIAMAIGFFPAFIAHSFLIMLIPAVSKAQARSETGVLIGLLKQVMLITAIYGIPAAAAIYFFAEPLTETFFHSSDAAVYLMLLCPYFLLHYFVIPMQAYLIGLGLMKDAFIHTVWSTLVSFSIMYFLGGRLGMDGIIIGMNTGIMLLTFMHYLTICKRIGITFWTLKADRPGIL; this is translated from the coding sequence ATGAATTCGTTTTTAAAGGGAACACTCGTGTTGGTAATTGCCTCTTTTTTGGGGGAGTGCATAGAATTTCTGGTCAATATGGTGCTGGCACGGGAATTGGGCGAACAGGGGCTTGGGATGTATATGTCGATTCTTCCAACGATATTCCTTGTAATGCTGCTTGCCAGTTTTGAGCTGCCTATTTCCGTTTCTAAATTCGTCGCGGAAAAAGAAGAAAAATATCATCGGAGCATGCTGGGGCATGCCATCGGGCTGACCATCGTTTTTTCCTCGGTGCTATTTCTTGCCGCGATCGCCATTCTGCCTTTTGTCCCGGTTTTCCAGCACTTCTCTCCGCTGCTCAGATGGCTGGTCATCCTCCTGATTCCGATCATTTCTTTTTCATCGATTGCCCGCGGATTTTTTATGGGGAAGAACGAGATGGGGAAAATTGCCTACACCAGCCTGCTGCGGAAGCTGGTCCAGCTGCTGCTGCTTGTTTTTCTGTATCAGCTCTTTGACTTTAATACAGAAACAGCGATGCTGGTCGCCATCTGTACGTTCATCGGCAGTGAAATCGTCATTTTCCTGTATCTGCTGCATGTGTTTTTTATTCAGTATCATCAGCTGAAGGGACGTCCTTCGGAAAGCCTGAAGGGGGCGGCGGTGAGGAAGAATCTGATGGCTGTGTCCATCCCGACGACTGCTTTGCGTGTATTCCATTCTATTACACATGCCATACAGCCATTTTTGATAAAAGCTGCACTTGTGCAGGCCGGCCTCAGCCAGGAGATGGCACTCGGGCAATTTGGGATGCTGACGGGAATCGCCATGGCCATCGGCTTTTTTCCTGCTTTTATTGCCCATTCCTTTTTGATCATGCTGATTCCGGCAGTGTCCAAGGCCCAGGCACGCAGCGAAACGGGTGTGCTCATCGGGCTGCTGAAGCAGGTGATGCTGATTACGGCCATCTATGGCATTCCTGCAGCTGCTGCCATCTATTTCTTTGCGGAGCCGCTGACAGAAACATTTTTCCATTCCTCGGATGCCGCTGTATATCTGATGCTGCTGTGCCCTTATTTCCTGCTCCATTATTTTGTCATTCCCATGCAGGCTTATCTGATCGGACTCGGTCTGATGAAGGATGCTTTTATCCATACTGTCTGGTCCACGCTCGTTTCGTTTTCGATCATGTATTTCCTCGGCGGGAGGCTTGGGATGGACGGCATTATCATCGGCATGAATACAGGGATTATGCTGCTGACATTCATGCATTACCTGACCATATGCAAAAGAATCGGCATCACCTTCTGGACTCTTAAGGCTGACAGGCCGGGGATTCTCTAA
- a CDS encoding TrkA C-terminal domain-containing protein produces MAYLFIFIYILIILAVIEISALLFIYTGLDKQIARFQVISMMTGTGFTTGESELILEHPLRRKICAFLILFGAFSLAVIISSISSILSEEFLTKEVGYIAAGLILIILILKMPSVKNKFIDWLKHDVEEHYDFTDLPIKDVLLTNEDDYILKYPVLEDSPFAGKKLSEIIDPEKDDVVVLYVSRGEITIRKECLSTEIQEGDDIVVYGDEKTIKKTFGDDSEGKEVKKEG; encoded by the coding sequence ATGGCCTATCTGTTTATTTTTATTTATATTTTAATCATTCTGGCGGTCATTGAGATCAGTGCCCTGCTCTTTATTTATACAGGGCTTGATAAGCAGATCGCCCGCTTTCAGGTTATATCCATGATGACCGGGACCGGGTTCACGACCGGGGAATCTGAGCTGATCCTCGAGCACCCATTGAGGAGGAAGATCTGCGCCTTCCTGATATTATTCGGTGCGTTCTCCCTTGCCGTCATCATTTCTTCCATCAGCAGCATTCTGTCAGAGGAGTTCCTCACAAAGGAGGTTGGCTATATTGCAGCCGGTCTTATCTTGATTATCCTTATATTAAAAATGCCGTCAGTCAAAAACAAATTCATTGACTGGCTGAAACACGATGTGGAAGAGCATTACGACTTTACTGATCTGCCCATTAAAGATGTCCTTTTGACAAATGAAGACGATTATATTTTAAAATATCCGGTACTGGAGGATTCTCCGTTCGCCGGCAAAAAACTGAGTGAGATCATAGATCCCGAGAAGGATGATGTGGTTGTCCTGTATGTCAGCAGAGGCGAAATTACGATCCGGAAGGAATGCCTGTCCACTGAAATACAGGAGGGTGATGATATAGTCGTTTACGGGGATGAAAAAACCATCAAAAAAACCTTCGGGGACGATTCAGAAGGAAAAGAGGTCAAAAAAGAGGGCTGA
- a CDS encoding RAxF-45 family protein, which yields MNNAVLLRGDWMSYLSICRAIFHEAAVNGTSLSIFSSFIWKTKR from the coding sequence ATGAATAACGCTGTTTTGCTGCGCGGAGACTGGATGTCATACCTGTCGATCTGCCGTGCAATTTTTCATGAAGCTGCTGTTAACGGGACAAGTCTGTCCATTTTCAGCAGCTTCATATGGAAAACAAAACGGTGA
- a CDS encoding sensor histidine kinase: MKTIQRQIALGLSVALLVSIFLGVSYFTVFPLADWSGLWEREIMDIPFLLFAASICAAIGILSGLVSGIYRKKQLQTVDDWLYQLEEGRAISLHDDNTPSELQPLWMRVGKIQRQISEQAKISQKLATEKAEDLESRIQEIISQERNRLARELHDSVSQQLFAASMLMSAINETRSQEDRETKQLKMVEAMIHQSQLEMRALLLHLRPAALKGKTLQEGIEELLLELSQKVTMKIQWKVEEFLMDKGVEDHLFRILQESVSNTLRHAKSTQLEVLLIQRDGLIIMRIADDGIGFDVEETKAGSYGMQNMYERAVEIGGSLKIISLKNKGTRLEVKVPMMKSEGEEND, from the coding sequence ATGAAGACAATCCAGCGGCAGATTGCGTTAGGACTGTCGGTTGCTCTCCTTGTGTCCATCTTTCTTGGCGTTTCCTATTTTACCGTCTTTCCGCTGGCCGATTGGAGCGGGCTTTGGGAACGGGAGATCATGGATATTCCCTTTCTCCTGTTTGCAGCAAGCATCTGTGCGGCAATCGGCATTCTCTCTGGGCTTGTATCCGGCATCTACAGGAAAAAACAGCTCCAGACGGTTGACGACTGGCTTTACCAGCTGGAGGAAGGCAGGGCCATCAGCCTTCATGATGATAACACCCCTTCAGAGCTCCAGCCCCTATGGATGAGGGTAGGCAAAATCCAGCGGCAGATTTCGGAGCAAGCAAAGATTTCGCAGAAGCTTGCAACAGAAAAGGCAGAGGATCTGGAAAGCCGGATCCAGGAAATCATTTCCCAGGAGCGCAACCGGCTGGCGCGCGAGCTTCATGACTCTGTGAGCCAGCAGCTGTTCGCGGCCTCCATGCTGATGTCTGCCATCAATGAAACACGGAGCCAGGAAGACAGGGAAACCAAGCAGCTGAAAATGGTCGAAGCGATGATCCATCAATCACAGCTTGAGATGCGCGCCCTGCTCCTCCACTTGCGTCCGGCCGCCCTGAAGGGAAAAACACTGCAGGAGGGCATAGAAGAGCTGCTGCTTGAGCTCTCCCAGAAAGTCACCATGAAAATCCAGTGGAAGGTTGAAGAGTTTTTGATGGATAAAGGAGTCGAGGACCATCTGTTCCGGATCCTCCAGGAATCTGTCTCCAATACGCTGCGCCATGCCAAGTCGACCCAGCTTGAAGTGCTGCTGATCCAGAGGGACGGGCTGATCATCATGCGGATTGCCGATGATGGGATCGGATTTGACGTCGAGGAAACGAAGGCAGGCTCTTATGGGATGCAGAATATGTATGAACGGGCTGTGGAGATCGGCGGCTCCCTGAAAATCATCAGCCTCAAAAATAAAGGAACGCGCCTCGAAGTGAAGGTGCCTATGATGAAGAGTGAGGGTGAAGAGAATGATTAA
- the abc-f gene encoding ribosomal protection-like ABC-F family protein, whose translation MIACSGNDIAKMYAGTTIFEEVAFEIHEGDRVGLVGRNGSGKTTLFKLLAGIETPDKGQVHWKKGTRIGYLSQIPEYPEHFSGRDVLLQAFKELTVVERKMKECEQAMAEEKDASRLERYIAEYGVLQEQFAHGGGYEMEASLARVASGLKIEDLLSKSFSSLSGGEKTKVSLGFTLLQNPDFLLLDEPTNHLDIDAVEWLGVFLKEYDGTVIVVSHDRYFLDEIANRIFDLEDGELTSYQTGYSGFVKEKEERLLREFQQYEEQQKKIKKMKEAIKRLREWANQANPPNEGLHKRARSMERALERMEKLDRPILNRKKMNMELDSAQRSGKDVVVVKGASKHFGSQTLFEDAYLHIQFQERTAIVGSNGSGKSTLLKMILGEVPADAGEVRIGSNVKIGYLSQHIQPGSEDETVLEAFRNEVSVAEGEARNILAGFLFYGHAVFRRVSKLSGGEKMRLRLAQLMYQDINFLILDEPTNHLDIESREVLEEALQDYKGTILAVSHDRYFLNKLFTRISWIENRQLLTFAGSYDWAKGKKAEKKQASFTKEKLAKKKPAVHRAVQKVSSENPEQTEKDIMLIEAEISALDGRLEAEKDLSALQNMFREKEELEQRREELYRKLEECLS comes from the coding sequence ATGATCGCATGCAGCGGAAATGATATAGCAAAAATGTACGCAGGCACAACAATCTTTGAGGAAGTGGCTTTTGAGATTCATGAAGGGGACCGCGTCGGCCTTGTAGGTAGGAATGGCAGCGGCAAGACAACTTTATTCAAGCTGCTGGCCGGCATCGAAACACCTGATAAAGGCCAGGTCCATTGGAAAAAAGGCACGAGGATTGGCTATCTCTCGCAGATCCCTGAATATCCTGAGCATTTTTCAGGCAGGGATGTACTCCTTCAGGCATTCAAGGAACTGACAGTGGTTGAGAGGAAGATGAAAGAGTGCGAGCAGGCAATGGCCGAGGAAAAAGATGCTAGCAGGCTGGAGCGGTATATCGCAGAGTATGGCGTGCTTCAGGAGCAATTTGCCCACGGCGGCGGCTATGAAATGGAGGCAAGTCTGGCCAGGGTGGCATCTGGCCTGAAGATTGAAGATTTGCTGAGCAAAAGCTTTTCGTCCTTGAGCGGCGGGGAAAAAACAAAAGTATCCCTCGGCTTCACCCTTCTCCAAAATCCTGATTTCCTCCTGCTCGATGAGCCGACTAATCATCTGGATATCGATGCGGTAGAGTGGCTGGGGGTATTTTTAAAAGAATACGATGGAACGGTGATTGTTGTATCCCACGACCGCTATTTCCTGGATGAAATCGCCAATAGGATTTTTGACCTTGAAGATGGGGAGCTCACTTCTTATCAGACCGGCTACAGCGGATTTGTAAAAGAAAAAGAAGAAAGGCTTTTGAGGGAATTCCAGCAGTACGAAGAGCAGCAGAAGAAAATCAAGAAAATGAAGGAAGCCATCAAACGCCTGCGTGAATGGGCCAATCAGGCCAACCCGCCGAATGAGGGGCTGCACAAAAGGGCGAGAAGCATGGAAAGAGCGCTTGAACGGATGGAAAAGCTCGACCGTCCCATCTTGAACCGGAAGAAAATGAATATGGAACTTGATTCTGCCCAGCGGAGCGGCAAGGATGTAGTGGTGGTGAAAGGGGCTTCCAAGCATTTTGGCAGTCAGACGCTTTTTGAAGATGCCTATCTCCATATCCAGTTTCAGGAAAGGACAGCGATTGTCGGCAGCAACGGCAGCGGCAAGTCGACACTCTTGAAAATGATCCTCGGCGAGGTGCCGGCAGATGCAGGCGAGGTGCGGATTGGGAGCAATGTGAAAATAGGCTATCTTTCGCAGCATATCCAGCCTGGCTCGGAAGATGAAACCGTCCTTGAAGCATTCCGGAATGAGGTTTCTGTGGCAGAAGGGGAGGCGCGTAATATCCTGGCAGGCTTCCTGTTCTACGGCCATGCGGTCTTCCGCAGGGTGTCCAAATTGAGCGGCGGTGAAAAAATGCGCCTGCGGCTCGCCCAGCTGATGTACCAGGATATCAACTTTCTGATTCTGGATGAGCCGACAAACCATCTCGACATTGAATCCCGGGAGGTGCTGGAGGAGGCGCTGCAGGACTATAAAGGGACCATTCTCGCAGTCTCGCATGACCGCTATTTCCTGAATAAGCTGTTCACCAGGATCAGCTGGATTGAAAACCGGCAGCTGCTTACCTTTGCTGGCAGCTATGATTGGGCTAAGGGGAAGAAGGCAGAAAAAAAGCAGGCGTCCTTTACAAAAGAAAAGCTTGCGAAAAAGAAGCCGGCAGTGCATCGTGCAGTCCAAAAGGTGAGCAGTGAGAATCCTGAGCAGACCGAAAAAGACATTATGCTGATAGAAGCGGAAATCTCTGCACTGGACGGCAGACTGGAGGCTGAAAAGGATTTGTCTGCCCTGCAAAATATGTTCAGGGAGAAAGAAGAGCTGGAACAAAGAAGAGAAGAATTGTATAGGAAGCTGGAAGAATGCCTTTCATAA
- a CDS encoding RNA polymerase sigma factor has translation MLPQYHENTNGHSRFDQLIKENGLFIYKYIYSLIRHKEQAEDLYQEVLISAFLAFPAFKEEAKFRSWLYRIAINKCRDFWRKEKKEKRFWEEEAYKYPMEAEKSPEPEEEFLHKSEREEMVETISSLPDMYRDPLLLFYYHNRTLMEISAEVDAPMSTVKTRMKRGKERLKARLGSE, from the coding sequence ATGCTGCCCCAATATCATGAAAACACAAACGGCCACAGCCGTTTTGACCAGCTGATCAAGGAAAACGGACTATTTATCTATAAATATATTTATTCGCTGATTCGCCATAAAGAGCAGGCAGAAGACCTTTATCAGGAGGTTCTGATATCTGCCTTCCTCGCTTTTCCGGCCTTCAAGGAAGAAGCTAAATTCAGGAGCTGGCTGTACAGGATTGCCATCAATAAGTGCAGAGACTTCTGGAGAAAAGAGAAAAAGGAAAAGAGATTCTGGGAAGAAGAAGCTTATAAATATCCCATGGAAGCAGAAAAAAGCCCGGAGCCCGAGGAGGAATTCCTCCATAAATCCGAACGTGAGGAAATGGTGGAAACGATAAGCTCACTGCCGGATATGTACCGGGATCCGCTTCTGCTATTCTACTATCATAACCGGACATTGATGGAAATCAGCGCTGAAGTGGATGCGCCGATGTCCACTGTCAAAACAAGAATGAAAAGAGGGAAAGAAAGGCTTAAAGCCAGGCTGGGCAGCGAGTAG
- a CDS encoding spore coat protein CotJB, whose protein sequence is MAKQMGSDYYQLMHEIQAADFVLVELTLYLDTHPGDRQALQQFQQFSDYSRKLKKRYEKEFGPLLQFGVSNNPGDTWKWSQGPWPWQV, encoded by the coding sequence ATGGCTAAACAGATGGGCAGTGACTATTACCAGCTGATGCATGAGATTCAGGCTGCCGATTTCGTGCTTGTGGAGCTGACATTATACCTCGATACTCATCCCGGCGACAGGCAGGCTCTGCAGCAGTTCCAGCAGTTCTCCGACTATTCACGAAAACTGAAGAAGCGATACGAAAAAGAATTCGGGCCGCTCCTGCAATTCGGGGTCAGCAACAACCCCGGCGACACCTGGAAATGGAGCCAGGGACCCTGGCCCTGGCAAGTATAA
- a CDS encoding tryptophan-rich sensory protein — protein sequence MLRAILHVIFFLLVVGVNILANALPLNGQTTGEISDRLDVLFTPAGYVFSIWGLIYILLGIWVLREFPKDRRNLPLYENTSLFFILSCLLNSAWIFAWHYEFFLVSVLLLIGLLLTLIFLYVRLQAASPSFFDRLPFSVYLGWVSVAVIANISYYLEYIGWDGFGLPDAAWTIIMLCVASALAIIFRIKNSDPVYPLVFVWAFIGIAVRNWDEHAAVSYTALGLAAVILVFAVIPFKRD from the coding sequence ATGCTTCGTGCCATCCTGCATGTTATTTTCTTTTTACTTGTTGTGGGCGTTAATATACTGGCAAATGCGCTTCCTTTGAATGGGCAGACCACCGGGGAAATCTCGGATCGGCTCGATGTGCTGTTCACCCCTGCCGGCTATGTATTTTCAATATGGGGACTTATTTATATACTGCTGGGGATCTGGGTACTGAGGGAATTTCCAAAGGACCGGCGGAACCTTCCGCTTTATGAGAATACCAGCTTGTTCTTTATCCTCAGCTGCCTGCTGAACAGCGCGTGGATTTTTGCCTGGCATTATGAATTCTTCCTTGTATCAGTCCTGCTGCTGATCGGACTTCTGCTAACTTTGATCTTTCTTTATGTCCGTCTGCAGGCTGCCAGCCCATCCTTCTTCGACAGGCTGCCCTTCTCCGTTTATCTCGGCTGGGTCAGCGTCGCAGTCATTGCAAATATCAGCTATTATCTCGAGTATATCGGCTGGGACGGTTTCGGCCTGCCGGATGCCGCCTGGACAATCATCATGCTCTGCGTCGCTTCAGCCCTAGCCATCATATTCCGGATCAAAAACAGCGACCCCGTATACCCGCTCGTCTTTGTCTGGGCCTTCATCGGCATCGCCGTCAGGAACTGGGATGAACATGCTGCAGTATCTTACACAGCGCTGGGATTGGCAGCGGTTATATTGGTTTTTGCAGTCATTCCTTTTAAGAGGGATTGA